One Methylobacterium sp. 77 DNA window includes the following coding sequences:
- a CDS encoding Crp/Fnr family transcriptional regulator, which produces MSSAAIAQPESRKPATLIASALFLSETIDGLDDGANFLDGLTAAETARVRAAGRSLTLAPGESVFTQGAPHAGIFLIEEGRVRVFYSGPSGRQVTLAYWTPGHFVGGPSIHCGGSHQWSGIAIEPVRVTVLSSATLRGLIRQMPGFALCLIAALEAKGRCYTAMAQMLGTRSVIERLAQLLINLGDLYGTQEGGTVVIHRRITHDEIAALVGSTRQWVTMMLKRFQQDGIVAVDKAHIRLLRPGRLQEIVLTEG; this is translated from the coding sequence ATGTCTTCGGCGGCGATCGCACAGCCCGAATCCCGTAAACCGGCCACTCTGATCGCGAGTGCGCTCTTTCTCAGCGAGACCATCGACGGGCTCGACGACGGCGCGAACTTCCTCGATGGCCTGACCGCGGCGGAGACCGCCCGGGTGCGGGCGGCGGGTCGATCTCTGACCCTCGCGCCGGGAGAGAGCGTGTTCACCCAAGGGGCGCCGCATGCCGGCATCTTCCTCATCGAGGAGGGGCGTGTCCGCGTCTTCTATTCCGGTCCGTCCGGTCGCCAGGTGACGCTCGCCTACTGGACGCCGGGCCATTTCGTCGGCGGCCCGAGCATCCATTGCGGCGGCTCCCACCAATGGTCGGGGATCGCCATCGAACCGGTGCGCGTCACGGTCCTGTCGAGCGCGACCCTGCGCGGCCTGATCCGCCAGATGCCGGGCTTCGCCCTCTGCCTGATCGCGGCGCTGGAGGCCAAGGGCCGCTGCTATACCGCGATGGCGCAGATGCTCGGCACCCGCTCGGTGATCGAGCGCCTGGCCCAACTCCTCATCAATCTCGGCGATCTCTATGGGACACAGGAGGGGGGCACGGTGGTGATCCATCGCCGCATCACCCATGACGAGATCGCCGCGCTCGTCGGCTCGACCCGGCAATGGGTGACGATGATGCTCAAGCGCTTCCAGCAGGACGGGATCGTCGCGGTCGACAAGGCGCATATCCGCCTGCTGCGACCGGGACGGCTGCAGGAGATCGTGCTGACCGAGGGCTGA
- a CDS encoding ferredoxin family protein: MPLAHAPSTVPVTVDESKCIADKGCSVCVDVCPLDVLRISDLTGKAYMKYDECWYCMPCETDCPTGAVSVQIPYLLR; this comes from the coding sequence ATGCCCCTCGCCCACGCCCCGAGCACGGTGCCCGTCACCGTGGATGAGTCCAAATGCATCGCCGACAAGGGCTGCAGCGTCTGCGTCGATGTCTGCCCCCTCGACGTGCTGCGGATCAGTGACCTGACCGGGAAGGCCTACATGAAATACGACGAGTGCTGGTACTGCATGCCCTGCGAGACCGATTGCCCGACGGGCGCCGTCAGCGTCCAGATCCCCTACCTGCTGCGGTGA
- a CDS encoding GntR family transcriptional regulator, whose amino-acid sequence MYRQLEHQFRAMIVDGTLAPGTTLPAERKLALDLGVSRKTVQQGYDALRIQGLVSAHGRHGYLVEDGFRRVEPGMERLKGFTQEMHELGRVASSRVLEQSVGEDRSIASIFGLASAARFLRLVRVRMGDGMPLSVEKAWYDLGAAPDLAEGDLSGSIYARLVECGAPLVDCEQTIEAASPETQECAIFGFSVPLPCLLIKRRSYGRDGRMIEYVEGLFRGDAYAYRLRLRS is encoded by the coding sequence ATGTATCGGCAGCTGGAGCACCAGTTCCGGGCCATGATCGTCGACGGCACGCTTGCGCCGGGCACCACCCTGCCCGCCGAGCGCAAGCTGGCGCTCGACCTCGGAGTCAGCCGAAAGACCGTCCAGCAAGGCTACGACGCCCTGCGCATCCAGGGGTTGGTGAGCGCTCATGGGCGTCATGGCTATCTCGTCGAGGATGGCTTCCGCCGCGTCGAGCCCGGCATGGAGCGCCTCAAGGGCTTCACGCAGGAGATGCACGAGCTTGGCCGCGTCGCCTCCTCGCGCGTTCTCGAACAATCGGTCGGCGAGGACCGGTCCATCGCCTCGATCTTCGGCCTCGCCTCCGCAGCCCGCTTCCTGCGGCTCGTGCGCGTGCGCATGGGCGACGGCATGCCTCTGTCGGTGGAGAAGGCCTGGTACGATCTCGGCGCTGCCCCGGATCTGGCGGAGGGAGATCTGTCGGGGTCGATCTACGCCCGTCTCGTCGAATGCGGTGCCCCCCTGGTCGATTGCGAACAGACGATCGAGGCCGCTTCGCCGGAGACGCAGGAATGCGCGATCTTCGGCTTCTCCGTGCCGCTCCCATGCCTGCTGATCAAGCGCCGTTCATACGGTCGCGACGGCCGGATGATCGAGTATGTCGAAGGGCTCTTTCGTGGCGACGCCTACGCGTATCGGCTGCGTCTCAGGTCGTGA
- a CDS encoding DUF971 domain-containing protein, whose amino-acid sequence MAAIPREIRLTEGARRLDVQWEDGTTSSLSAATLRAGSRSADMVRAAVDALPPALAADLAIRDVLPVGAYAVNLVFSDGHDRGIFPWPYLRALAERADARI is encoded by the coding sequence ATGGCGGCAATCCCGCGCGAGATCAGGCTGACGGAGGGGGCCCGGCGCCTCGACGTCCAGTGGGAGGACGGGACGACCTCGTCCCTGTCGGCGGCGACCCTGCGCGCCGGGAGCCGCAGCGCCGACATGGTGCGCGCTGCCGTCGATGCCTTGCCCCCGGCCTTAGCCGCCGACCTCGCGATCCGCGATGTCCTCCCGGTCGGCGCCTACGCGGTGAATCTCGTGTTCTCCGATGGCCATGATCGCGGGATCTTCCCCTGGCCCTACCTGCGCGCGCTGGCCGAGCGCGCCGACGCGCGCATCTGA
- a CDS encoding ABC transporter ATP-binding protein: MSAAVAAGITEPPASFGGHVAMAGGTIRLGRGAAAFDVVETIDLDIAPEQFVCLLGPSGCGKSTLLGAVAGHLALHRGSVGLDGQAITGPHPDRGIVFQHHTLFPWRSVIDNVAFGLKMKGVRKRARLDQARDFLAQVGLAGFEDRYPAELSGGMQQRVEIARALITRPRVLLMDEPFGALDAQTRMTMQELLLKVWSQHRTTILFVTHDIDEAIFLADRILVMTPRPGRILDDLAIDFARPRQRDLVADPEFKSLKHYCLKLLHSDPNSLPLPRLTPIGVPGRHGAT, translated from the coding sequence ATGAGCGCGGCGGTCGCGGCCGGGATCACGGAACCGCCAGCCTCGTTCGGCGGCCATGTCGCCATGGCGGGCGGCACCATCCGGCTCGGCCGGGGAGCCGCCGCCTTCGATGTCGTCGAGACCATCGATCTCGATATCGCGCCCGAGCAGTTCGTCTGTCTCCTCGGTCCCTCGGGCTGCGGGAAATCGACCTTGCTCGGTGCCGTCGCCGGGCATCTCGCCCTGCATCGCGGCAGCGTCGGCCTCGACGGGCAGGCCATCACCGGTCCACACCCGGATCGCGGCATCGTCTTCCAGCATCACACGCTGTTTCCCTGGCGCAGCGTGATCGACAACGTCGCGTTCGGCCTGAAGATGAAGGGCGTTCGAAAACGCGCTCGCCTGGACCAGGCCCGCGATTTCCTTGCCCAGGTCGGGCTCGCCGGCTTCGAGGATCGCTATCCGGCGGAGCTTTCGGGAGGGATGCAGCAGCGCGTCGAGATCGCCCGCGCGCTCATCACCCGCCCCCGCGTCCTATTGATGGACGAACCTTTCGGCGCCCTCGATGCGCAGACCCGCATGACGATGCAGGAGCTTCTGCTCAAGGTCTGGAGCCAGCATCGCACGACGATTCTCTTCGTGACCCACGATATCGACGAAGCGATCTTCCTCGCCGACCGCATCCTCGTCATGACGCCGCGACCGGGTCGCATCCTCGACGATCTCGCCATCGATTTCGCTCGCCCGAGGCAGCGCGATCTGGTCGCGGATCCGGAATTCAAGAGCCTGAAGCACTATTGCCTGAAGCTGCTGCATTCCGACCCGAACAGTCTGCCGCTGCCGCGCCTCACGCCCATCGGCGTTCCGGGGAGGCACGGAGCGACCTGA
- a CDS encoding ribokinase — protein sequence MMLHQTSHARSAFVLGSFVAAGTFHVDRLPRPGESLIASSFAWDAGGKGFNVAAGLSRLGVPVEGLIPIGTDHLGTLAEAALERAGLSASMLRLHPGSTGIGVAFVGADGENCLAIQPGANRLLSREAVRSAAAGITSAAMVLAQFEIGDDPVAEAFAIARSAGIPTLLNASPFRMPTDEILASTTILVVNETEAEALLGPRLPQKAGLAVLRAEATRLADVLFERGVEALVITFGAEGARIVLAGSTVLDQPAYPVDVVDTIGAGDAFTAGLAASLLAGRPWDASCRMAAACGAIMVARHGVLDGLPTQAEVTDFLRAHTPMTEGSVPFDLASPAAKHRPKG from the coding sequence ATGATGTTACATCAGACGAGCCACGCGAGAAGCGCCTTTGTGCTCGGGAGTTTCGTCGCGGCGGGCACGTTCCATGTCGACCGGCTTCCGCGCCCAGGCGAATCGCTCATCGCCTCCTCCTTCGCCTGGGATGCCGGCGGCAAGGGGTTCAACGTCGCCGCCGGTCTGAGCCGGCTCGGAGTTCCCGTGGAGGGCCTGATTCCGATCGGAACCGATCACCTCGGGACACTGGCCGAGGCCGCGCTCGAGCGAGCGGGGCTGTCCGCCTCAATGCTGCGTCTCCATCCCGGCAGCACCGGCATCGGCGTGGCCTTCGTCGGAGCCGATGGCGAAAATTGCCTGGCGATCCAGCCGGGTGCGAACCGGCTGCTGTCGCGGGAGGCCGTCCGTTCGGCGGCGGCCGGCATCACCTCCGCAGCCATGGTGCTCGCCCAGTTCGAGATCGGCGACGATCCTGTCGCCGAAGCCTTTGCGATCGCGCGGAGCGCCGGCATCCCGACGCTTCTCAATGCATCGCCGTTCCGGATGCCGACCGACGAGATCCTGGCATCGACCACCATCCTCGTCGTGAACGAAACCGAGGCCGAGGCTCTTCTCGGTCCGCGGCTTCCGCAAAAAGCCGGCCTCGCGGTCCTGCGCGCGGAGGCGACACGCCTCGCGGACGTGCTGTTCGAGCGAGGCGTCGAAGCGCTCGTCATCACCTTCGGCGCGGAAGGGGCGAGGATTGTCCTGGCAGGTTCGACGGTCCTGGATCAGCCGGCCTACCCGGTCGACGTGGTCGACACGATCGGCGCCGGAGACGCGTTCACCGCCGGTCTGGCGGCCAGCCTCCTCGCGGGCCGGCCCTGGGATGCGAGTTGCCGGATGGCTGCCGCCTGTGGCGCCATCATGGTGGCGCGCCACGGTGTCCTCGACGGCCTGCCGACCCAGGCCGAGGTCACGGACTTCCTGCGCGCGCATACGCCCATGACGGAGGGTTCCGTCCCGTTCGACCTTGCATCGCCGGCAGCCAAGCATCGGCCGAAGGGATAG
- a CDS encoding fumarate reductase/succinate dehydrogenase flavoprotein subunit: MDEIHDATSEVACDVLVIGGGTAGPMAALKAKLRNPKARVVLLEKANVKRSGAISMGMDGLNNAVIPGYATPEQYTKEITIANDGICDQAPVYKYAERCYDIIQELDRFGIRFQRDGNGDYDVKKVHHLGTYVLPMPNGETVKKALYRQLRKAQVLISNRFMATRLLNAPDGSIAGAVAVNTRSAEFLVIRAKAVILCLGAAGRLGLPQSGYLWGTYENATNSGDGYSMAYHAGAGLANLECYQINPLIKDYNGPACAYVAGPFGAYTANNEGKRFIECDYWSGQMMQEFYNELQSGKGPVFLKLDHLHADTVGEIETILHKVERPSRGRFHENRGTNYRNRMIEMHISEVGFCSGHSASGVFVDEFARTTVPGLYAAGDMANVPHSYMLGAFTNGAIAGEDAADRAAQIDWPEISQDDIAHERDRVLAPTRREDGIPPNQIEYKTRRFVNDYLQPPKVTAKMEIGQRRFAEIREDLETRMVVRDSHELMRALEASSILDCADMAAAASLYRTESRWGLYHNRTDHPEKNDADWFCHTILRKDEGRMVSEKRPVTPYIVPIAEDERGAYDRQRVRKQA, encoded by the coding sequence ATGGACGAGATTCACGACGCGACCTCCGAGGTCGCCTGCGACGTGCTGGTGATCGGCGGTGGCACGGCCGGCCCGATGGCAGCCCTGAAGGCGAAGCTGCGCAACCCGAAGGCTCGGGTCGTCCTGCTGGAGAAAGCCAACGTGAAGCGCTCGGGCGCGATCTCGATGGGCATGGACGGGCTGAACAACGCCGTCATTCCGGGCTACGCCACGCCGGAGCAGTACACCAAGGAAATCACCATCGCGAATGACGGCATCTGCGATCAGGCGCCGGTCTACAAATACGCCGAGCGCTGCTACGACATCATCCAGGAACTCGACCGTTTCGGCATCCGATTCCAGCGCGACGGAAACGGCGATTACGACGTCAAGAAGGTGCACCATCTCGGCACCTACGTCCTGCCGATGCCCAATGGCGAGACGGTGAAGAAGGCGCTCTACCGGCAGTTGCGCAAGGCGCAGGTTCTGATCTCGAACCGTTTCATGGCGACCCGGCTCCTCAACGCCCCCGATGGGTCCATCGCGGGCGCCGTGGCGGTCAACACCCGCAGCGCCGAGTTCCTGGTGATCCGCGCCAAGGCGGTGATCCTGTGCCTCGGCGCCGCCGGCCGCCTCGGCCTGCCGCAATCGGGATATCTCTGGGGAACCTACGAGAACGCCACCAATTCCGGCGACGGCTATAGCATGGCCTACCATGCGGGCGCCGGGCTCGCGAACCTCGAATGCTATCAGATCAATCCGCTGATCAAGGATTATAACGGCCCGGCCTGCGCCTATGTCGCCGGTCCATTCGGGGCTTACACCGCCAACAACGAGGGCAAGCGCTTCATCGAGTGCGATTACTGGTCGGGCCAGATGATGCAGGAATTCTACAACGAGTTGCAGAGCGGCAAAGGGCCGGTCTTCCTCAAGCTCGATCATCTCCATGCCGACACGGTCGGTGAGATCGAGACAATCCTGCACAAGGTCGAGCGGCCCTCGCGGGGGCGCTTCCACGAAAACCGCGGCACGAATTATCGCAACCGGATGATCGAGATGCACATCTCGGAGGTCGGATTCTGCTCGGGCCACAGCGCCTCGGGCGTCTTCGTCGACGAATTCGCGCGCACCACCGTGCCGGGGCTCTACGCGGCCGGCGACATGGCCAACGTGCCTCACAGCTACATGCTCGGCGCCTTCACCAACGGAGCCATCGCGGGCGAGGACGCCGCCGATCGGGCGGCGCAGATCGACTGGCCTGAGATCTCGCAGGACGACATCGCCCACGAGCGCGACCGGGTGCTGGCTCCGACCCGACGCGAGGACGGCATCCCGCCGAACCAGATCGAATACAAGACCCGGCGCTTCGTGAACGACTACCTGCAGCCGCCCAAGGTGACGGCCAAGATGGAGATCGGCCAGCGCCGTTTCGCCGAGATTCGCGAGGATCTGGAGACCCGCATGGTCGTCCGGGACAGTCACGAGTTGATGCGGGCGCTGGAAGCCTCGTCCATCCTGGACTGCGCCGACATGGCGGCGGCGGCCTCGCTGTACCGCACCGAGAGCCGCTGGGGCCTCTATCACAACCGCACGGACCATCCGGAGAAGAACGACGCGGATTGGTTCTGCCACACCATCCTGCGCAAGGACGAGGGCCGCATGGTCAGCGAGAAGCGCCCCGTCACCCCCTACATCGTGCCGATCGCGGAGGACGAGCGCGGCGCCTACGACCGCCAGCGCGTCCGCAAGCAGGCCTGA
- a CDS encoding ABC transporter permease, with protein sequence MTNASLANRPLVPPVRPEYDHVLPPFVELPVERALPLSARLWQQDWLRKGLILVALALIWEGLARWQDNDLLLPGFVDTMSALVDGLVNGELLDRVRISLVVLLQGYLVGIVLAFLLTTLAVSTQFGRDLLSTLTAMFNPLPAIALLPLALLWFGLGSGSLIFVLIHSVLWPMALNTYAGFQGVPETLRMAGRNYGLRGPSYVVQILIPAALPAILSGLKIGWAFAWRTLIAAELVFGAASGRGGLGWYIFQNRNELYTDRVFAGLVLVVVIGLVVENIVFAAFERLTVRRWGMAR encoded by the coding sequence ATGACCAATGCCAGTCTCGCGAACCGGCCTCTCGTCCCGCCGGTCCGACCGGAATACGACCATGTGCTTCCCCCCTTCGTCGAGCTGCCGGTGGAGCGGGCGCTGCCGCTCTCGGCCCGGCTCTGGCAGCAGGATTGGCTGCGCAAGGGTCTGATCCTCGTCGCCCTCGCCCTCATCTGGGAGGGGCTGGCGCGCTGGCAGGACAACGATCTGCTGCTGCCCGGCTTCGTCGACACGATGTCGGCCCTGGTCGATGGACTGGTGAACGGCGAATTGCTGGACCGGGTGCGCATCTCCCTCGTCGTGCTGCTGCAGGGGTATCTCGTCGGCATCGTGCTGGCTTTCCTGCTGACGACGCTGGCCGTCTCGACCCAGTTCGGCCGCGACCTGCTCTCGACCCTGACGGCGATGTTCAATCCGCTGCCGGCGATCGCGCTGCTGCCTCTGGCCCTGCTCTGGTTCGGCCTCGGTTCGGGCAGCCTGATCTTCGTACTCATCCACTCGGTGCTGTGGCCGATGGCGCTCAACACCTATGCGGGCTTTCAGGGTGTGCCCGAAACCTTGCGCATGGCGGGGCGCAACTACGGCCTGCGCGGGCCGTCCTACGTCGTTCAGATCCTGATCCCCGCCGCGTTGCCGGCGATCCTGTCCGGCCTGAAGATCGGCTGGGCCTTCGCCTGGCGCACGCTGATCGCGGCCGAACTCGTCTTCGGCGCCGCCTCGGGACGCGGCGGACTCGGCTGGTACATCTTCCAGAACCGCAACGAACTCTACACCGACCGCGTCTTCGCCGGCCTCGTCCTCGTCGTGGTCATCGGCCTCGTCGTCGAGAACATCGTGTTCGCGGCCTTCGAGCGGCTCACCGTCCGCCGCTGGGGCATGGCGCGATAG
- a CDS encoding ABC transporter permease, with the protein MAGRGRRRARLRYPGRRLALRAASLAASLALWHLAASGKVDLGFVSFRNVPTPIEAARAALALVRSPALWPHLGASLTRVLLGFLAALAAGIGLGLAIGRSPLASDLLLPPLEVLRPIPAVAWIPLAILMFPSSELSMAFITFTGALFPILLNTIHGVENVSPRLVASARSLGAGWGAILREVILPGATPSIVTGAAIGMGTAWFCLVTAEMISGQYGIGYFTWESYTLQNYDDIVVGMLLIGLLGMGSSLLVRRIGALMTPWVAAGGGR; encoded by the coding sequence GTGGCCGGAAGAGGACGTCGACGGGCGCGGCTTCGCTACCCCGGACGGCGTCTCGCCCTGCGAGCCGCTTCCCTCGCCGCGAGCCTGGCCCTCTGGCATCTGGCGGCCAGCGGCAAGGTCGATCTCGGCTTCGTCAGCTTCCGCAACGTGCCGACGCCCATCGAAGCCGCACGCGCGGCCCTGGCCCTGGTCCGATCGCCCGCGCTCTGGCCGCATCTCGGAGCGAGCCTCACGCGGGTCCTTCTGGGCTTTCTGGCGGCGCTGGCCGCGGGGATCGGCCTCGGGCTCGCCATCGGCCGTTCCCCGCTCGCGAGCGACCTCCTGCTTCCACCGCTGGAGGTGCTGCGCCCGATCCCCGCCGTCGCCTGGATCCCCCTGGCGATCCTGATGTTTCCTTCCTCCGAACTGTCGATGGCGTTCATCACCTTCACGGGCGCGCTGTTCCCGATCCTCCTCAACACCATTCACGGCGTCGAGAACGTCAGCCCGCGGCTCGTCGCATCCGCCCGCAGCCTCGGCGCGGGCTGGGGCGCGATCCTGCGCGAGGTGATCCTGCCCGGCGCGACGCCGAGCATCGTCACGGGTGCCGCGATCGGCATGGGAACGGCCTGGTTCTGCCTCGTCACCGCCGAGATGATCTCGGGTCAATACGGGATCGGTTACTTCACCTGGGAATCCTATACGCTGCAGAACTACGACGACATCGTCGTCGGCATGCTGCTGATCGGCTTGCTCGGGATGGGATCGAGCCTGCTGGTGCGCCGGATCGGTGCGCTGATGACGCCCTGGGTCGCTGCGGGAGGCGGACGATGA
- a CDS encoding ABC transporter substrate-binding protein codes for MTHSSPLARNLTRTVAALLLTGTALGAARAETIRIAVGTQDTTINCATGGLLIRELKLLDKFLPRDGKYKDVTYAIEWRNFTSGAPLTNEMVAGKLDLGAMADFPGSLNGYAFDKAGRRSLFISVLSGSVKGSGNGIVVPKESPVQQFADLKGKTISVPFASTAHGLLLRAVKAQGWDPARDVTIITQAPEVAGSALLANKIDAHADFVPFAELFPWRGFARKIYDGSQAGAPTFHGALVDADYAETYPEIVTAYLRAGIEADRIIAAEPEKYAELIEKVTGIEAEVAYLFHGPLGLQTRDVTWKPEYRQAVKTSFETLKLLKKADSDIDLDRFVDDRFIRAAAAQAGVDYEVRLRDYAQTPLVAADAGTGQPITDPTRVAQVWIRGEPKVWHYASPEAAFAGLAKAEREGRVARAFYAQDRQSGIKLLATQAWFVRDADKRLDAFLLKGDAEAYAARHGGEVIDFAAARSGGARLSAR; via the coding sequence GTGACTCACTCCAGCCCGCTCGCCCGAAACCTCACCCGCACGGTCGCCGCTCTCCTCCTCACCGGCACGGCCCTCGGCGCTGCTCGGGCGGAGACGATCCGCATCGCGGTCGGCACCCAGGATACCACGATCAATTGCGCCACCGGCGGTTTGCTGATCCGCGAATTGAAGCTTCTGGACAAGTTCCTGCCTCGTGACGGCAAGTACAAGGATGTGACTTACGCCATCGAATGGCGCAATTTCACCAGCGGCGCGCCGCTCACCAACGAGATGGTCGCCGGCAAGCTGGATCTCGGGGCCATGGCCGATTTTCCCGGCTCCCTCAACGGATACGCCTTCGACAAGGCCGGGCGCAGGAGCCTGTTCATCAGTGTGCTCTCGGGCAGCGTGAAGGGCAGCGGCAACGGCATCGTGGTGCCGAAGGAATCGCCCGTTCAGCAATTTGCCGACCTGAAAGGAAAGACCATCTCCGTACCCTTCGCCTCCACCGCGCATGGGCTGCTGCTCAGGGCCGTGAAGGCGCAGGGATGGGATCCGGCGCGGGACGTGACCATCATCACCCAGGCGCCGGAGGTGGCGGGCTCGGCGCTCCTCGCCAACAAGATCGACGCTCACGCCGACTTCGTGCCCTTCGCCGAACTGTTTCCCTGGCGCGGCTTCGCCCGCAAGATCTACGACGGCTCGCAGGCCGGCGCCCCGACCTTCCACGGCGCGCTCGTCGATGCGGATTACGCCGAGACATATCCGGAGATCGTCACGGCCTATCTGCGGGCGGGAATCGAGGCGGACCGCATCATCGCCGCCGAGCCCGAGAAATACGCGGAGTTGATCGAGAAGGTCACCGGGATCGAGGCGGAAGTCGCCTACCTGTTCCATGGCCCCCTCGGCCTCCAGACCCGCGACGTCACCTGGAAGCCGGAATACCGTCAGGCGGTGAAGACCTCGTTCGAGACCCTGAAGCTTCTGAAGAAGGCCGATTCCGACATCGATCTCGATCGGTTCGTCGATGACCGCTTCATCCGGGCCGCTGCGGCGCAGGCCGGCGTCGACTACGAGGTTCGCCTCAGGGATTACGCGCAGACGCCGCTGGTCGCGGCGGATGCGGGGACCGGGCAGCCGATCACCGATCCCACGCGGGTGGCGCAGGTCTGGATTCGCGGTGAGCCGAAGGTCTGGCATTACGCCTCGCCGGAGGCGGCCTTCGCAGGCCTTGCCAAGGCCGAGCGCGAGGGACGTGTCGCCCGCGCCTTCTACGCCCAGGACCGGCAGTCGGGGATCAAGCTCCTGGCGACCCAGGCCTGGTTCGTGCGCGATGCCGACAAGCGCCTCGACGCCTTCCTGCTCAAGGGCGACGCCGAGGCCTACGCCGCGCGGCACGGCGGCGAGGTGATCGACTTCGCCGCGGCGCGCTCCGGCGGCGCGCGGCTGAGCGCCCGGTGA
- a CDS encoding HEAT repeat domain-containing protein, with protein sequence MAATDPFEEFGDVAELALGLADPDPAVRRVAVLGLAETADPDAIPHLADAVTDPDAGMRRQVAEALGGFDGPATAAALAIALADPDSSVAAAAAESLTELKDPAAGAPLLHLVRHPDAFVRAAALRGLRNLRLADSLGPAVAALGDPEPVVRAQAVGVIAYLKREEALLSLIGATRDPDAEVRRAGVGALAFSRHGHAVDAIADALGDADWGVREIAADALGRTGQGGRHAALRDALGDDYWQVRQKALRSLGKLKERRAVAAILAILGDERAALRKEAAAALGEIADREARAGLEAIAEDPDPEVRKTARWALDRLQA encoded by the coding sequence ATGGCCGCGACCGATCCCTTCGAGGAATTCGGCGACGTCGCCGAACTCGCCCTCGGCCTCGCCGATCCCGATCCGGCGGTGCGCCGGGTCGCCGTGCTAGGGCTCGCGGAGACCGCGGACCCGGACGCGATCCCGCATCTCGCCGATGCCGTCACCGACCCGGATGCCGGAATGCGCCGTCAGGTAGCCGAAGCCCTCGGAGGCTTCGATGGCCCGGCGACGGCAGCCGCGCTGGCCATCGCCCTCGCAGATCCCGATTCCAGCGTGGCGGCGGCGGCGGCCGAGAGCCTGACCGAGTTGAAGGATCCGGCCGCCGGCGCGCCGTTGCTGCACCTCGTGAGGCATCCGGACGCCTTCGTGCGCGCCGCGGCCCTGAGAGGCCTGCGCAATCTCCGCCTCGCGGATTCCCTCGGTCCCGCCGTTGCGGCGTTGGGCGACCCGGAACCCGTGGTACGCGCCCAGGCGGTCGGCGTGATCGCCTACCTCAAGCGCGAGGAAGCACTGCTCTCTCTCATCGGAGCCACGCGCGACCCGGATGCCGAGGTCCGGCGGGCGGGCGTCGGTGCACTCGCCTTCTCCCGCCATGGCCATGCCGTCGATGCGATCGCGGATGCACTCGGCGATGCCGATTGGGGAGTGCGCGAGATCGCGGCGGATGCCCTTGGACGGACAGGGCAGGGCGGCCGCCACGCCGCTCTGCGCGACGCGCTCGGCGATGACTATTGGCAGGTGCGCCAGAAAGCCCTGCGCAGCCTCGGCAAGCTGAAGGAGCGACGCGCCGTCGCCGCGATTCTTGCCATCCTCGGCGATGAGCGGGCGGCCCTGCGCAAGGAGGCCGCGGCGGCGCTGGGGGAGATCGCCGACCGAGAGGCGCGCGCGGGGCTCGAGGCCATCGCGGAGGATCCCGATCCCGAGGTGCGCAAGACCGCGCGCTGGGCCCTCGACCGGTTGCAGGCCTGA